From Coffea arabica cultivar ET-39 chromosome 2e, Coffea Arabica ET-39 HiFi, whole genome shotgun sequence, the proteins below share one genomic window:
- the LOC113731191 gene encoding auxin-induced protein X15-like: MSRSTGNCNKISHIVRILQMLRRWRKKAATSSDVPAGHVAIRVGSSFRRFVVRATYLNHPIFKKLLVQAEEEYGFVNQGPLTIPCNEFVFEQILEFVSRGGELGDSGHCICYEDFQRFNLVQSRPLLGGFAG, encoded by the coding sequence ATGTCCCGTTCAACCGGAAACTGCAACAAAATCAGCCACATTGTCAGAATCCTCCAGATGCTCCGCCGGTGGCGTAAAAAGGCAGCGACGTCCTCGGACGTGCCTGCTGGACACGTGGCAATCCGCGTCGGAAGTAGTTTCAGAAGATTCGTGGTGAGGGCAACGTACCTGAACCACCCCATTTTTAAGAAGCTATTGGTGCAAGCCGAGGAAGAGTATGGCTTCGTCAACCAGGGTCCGCTTACTATACCTTGTAATGAGTTTGTCTTCGAACAAATTCTTGAATTCGTTTCGCGAGGCGGCGAGTTGGGCGACTCAGGCCACTGCATTTGTTATGAGGATTTTCAGCGATTTAATCTCGTCCAATCTCGACCCTTACTTGGCGGGTTTGCCGGTTAg
- the LOC140036736 gene encoding probable ribosome-binding factor A, chloroplastic, which produces MQHLLIQKPPTITTCSTTTASSGRFTPSILSPMSTTKLPRPQQITPVSCRRCRIKCMANPRRLKMVANQIRREISDMLITDKVLQCAVLPEAALGADRYLSSLTTVSDVEVSADLQVVKVYVSVFGDERGKEVALTGLKSKAKYVRSELGRRMKLRLTPEIRFIEDESLEQGSRVIAILDRIKKENEEKEANGQGDDQCESSNQTEEDEEWEGDDDEGIIYVK; this is translated from the exons ATGCAGCATCTGCTGATTCAGAAACCTCCAACAATCACAACATGTTCAACAACAACCGCTTCAAGCGGAAGATTCACGCCGTCGATTTTGTCGCCGATGTCCACCACGAAACTACCACGGCCGCAGCAGATAACACCTGTGAGCTGTCGGAGATGTAGGATAAAGTGTATGGCAAACCCGAGGAGATTGAAAATGGTGGCAAACCAGATAAGGAGAGAGATTTCAGACATGCTAATCACTGACAAGGTTTTGCAGTGTGCCGTCCTACCGGAAGCTGCTCTCGGCGCCGATCGTTATCTATCGTCGCTCACTACTGTCAGCGACGTCGAAGTCTCCGCCGACTTGCAG gttgtaaaagTTTATGTATCTGTATTTGGTGATGAAAGAGGAAAGGAAGTAGCACTTACAGGGCTGAAGTCCAAAGCAAAATATGTTCGGAGCGAGCTAGGGAGGCGCATGAAATTAAGGCTGACTCCTGAGATTCGCTTTATTGAGGATGAGTCTCTAGAACAAGGGAGCAGG GTTATTGCTATATTGGACAGAATAAAGAAAGAGAATGAGGAAAAGGAGGCAAACGGTCAAGGGGATGATCAGTGCGAGTCATCTAATCAAACTGAAGAAGATGAGGAGTGGGAGGGTGATGATGACGAAGGAATTATTTATGTCAAGTAG
- the LOC113731190 gene encoding transcription initiation factor TFIID subunit 14b-like isoform X3, with product MPQSSSSSKKHGTDQPDIGGPASKSQRTKMVKSSDDTEKKNLAKKLKELEISVPIVYGNIAFWLGKKASEYQSHKWTVYVRGGTNEDISVVVKRVVFQLHSSFNNPTRVVDGPPFELSESGWGEFEIVITLHFHNDVCEKPLHLYHHLKLYPEDDSGPMSTKKPVVVESYDEIVFTEPSEGFFSRVQNHPAVVVPRLPAGFALPPPVPLEDADKRRRGDTKDHTLSQWFSNFSEADELLKLAAARQQVQAHIATLRRQLSLIDGQHQQLKSASDM from the exons ATGCCTCAGAGCTCATCATCATCGAAGAAACACGGGACCGATCAGCCGGACATTGGTGGGCCCGCCTCCAAATCACAGAGGACCAAAATGGTCAAATCTTCCGATGATACTGAAAAAAAG AACTTAGCTAAGAAGCTCAAAGAGCTGGAAATAAGTGTGCCTATTGTGTATGGTAATATTGCATTTTGGCTCGGTAAGAAGGCTAGCGA GTACCAATCTCACAAGTGGACTGTTTATGTTCGAGGAGGAACGAATGAGGATATCAGTGTGGTAGTGAAGCGTGTTGTTTTTCAATTGCATTCCAGCTTTAATAATCCCACAAGGGTTGTTGACGGCCCACCTTTCGAGCTGTCTGAATCAGGGTGGGGTGAATTTGAAATTGTCATAACCCTTCATTTCCATAATGATGTTTGCGAGAAGCCGTTGCACTT ATACCATCATTTGAAGTTGTATCCAGAGGACGATTCTGGTCCAATGTCCACCAAAAAACCAGTCGTCGTGGAATCCTATGATGAAATTGTATTTACTGAGCCTTCAGAAGGTTTTTTCTCTCGCGTGCAGAATCACCCAGCTGTTGTTGTGCCTAGACTGCCCGCTGGTTTTGCTTTGCCTCCTCCTG TGCCATTGGAGGATGCAGATAAAAGGAGAAGAGGCGACACTAAAGATCACACCTTAAGTCAGTGGTTCTCAAATTTCTCAGAGGCTGATGAACTGTTAAAACTTGCAGCAGCTCGTCAGCAG GTACAAGCTCATATTGCAACACTCAGAAGGCAATTGAGTTTGATAGATGGGCAGCACCAACAGCTGAAATCTGCCTCTGACATGTAA
- the LOC113731190 gene encoding transcription initiation factor TFIID subunit 14b-like isoform X1, with translation MPQSSSSSKKHGTDQPDIGGPASKSQRTKMVKSSDDTEKKNLAKKLKELEISVPIVYGNIAFWLGKKASEYQSHKWTVYVRGGTNEDISVVVKRVVFQLHSSFNNPTRVVDGPPFELSESGWGEFEIVITLHFHNDVCEKPLHLYHHLKLYPEDDSGPMSTKKPVVVESYDEIVFTEPSEGFFSRVQNHPAVVVPRLPAGFALPPPVPLEDADKRRRGDTKDHTLSQWFSNFSEADELLKLAAARQQVQAHIATLRRQLSLIDGQHQQLKSASDMSKIGGRCSSSTGKVAFTSETGE, from the exons ATGCCTCAGAGCTCATCATCATCGAAGAAACACGGGACCGATCAGCCGGACATTGGTGGGCCCGCCTCCAAATCACAGAGGACCAAAATGGTCAAATCTTCCGATGATACTGAAAAAAAG AACTTAGCTAAGAAGCTCAAAGAGCTGGAAATAAGTGTGCCTATTGTGTATGGTAATATTGCATTTTGGCTCGGTAAGAAGGCTAGCGA GTACCAATCTCACAAGTGGACTGTTTATGTTCGAGGAGGAACGAATGAGGATATCAGTGTGGTAGTGAAGCGTGTTGTTTTTCAATTGCATTCCAGCTTTAATAATCCCACAAGGGTTGTTGACGGCCCACCTTTCGAGCTGTCTGAATCAGGGTGGGGTGAATTTGAAATTGTCATAACCCTTCATTTCCATAATGATGTTTGCGAGAAGCCGTTGCACTT ATACCATCATTTGAAGTTGTATCCAGAGGACGATTCTGGTCCAATGTCCACCAAAAAACCAGTCGTCGTGGAATCCTATGATGAAATTGTATTTACTGAGCCTTCAGAAGGTTTTTTCTCTCGCGTGCAGAATCACCCAGCTGTTGTTGTGCCTAGACTGCCCGCTGGTTTTGCTTTGCCTCCTCCTG TGCCATTGGAGGATGCAGATAAAAGGAGAAGAGGCGACACTAAAGATCACACCTTAAGTCAGTGGTTCTCAAATTTCTCAGAGGCTGATGAACTGTTAAAACTTGCAGCAGCTCGTCAGCAG GTACAAGCTCATATTGCAACACTCAGAAGGCAATTGAGTTTGATAGATGGGCAGCACCAACAGCTGAAATCTGCCTCTGACAT GTCTAAAATAGGTGGGAGGTGCTCGAGTTCAACAGGAAAAGTTGCCTTCACAAGTGAAACTGGAGAATAG
- the LOC113731190 gene encoding transcription initiation factor TFIID subunit 14b-like isoform X2: MPQSSSSSKKHGTDQPDIGGPASKSQRTKMVKSSDDTEKKNLAKKLKELEISVPIVYGNIAFWLGKKASEYQSHKWTVYVRGGTNEDISVVVKRVVFQLHSSFNNPTRVVDGPPFELSESGWGEFEIVITLHFHNDVCEKPLHLYHHLKLYPEDDSGPMSTKKPVVVESYDEIVFTEPSEGFFSRVQNHPAVVVPRLPAGFALPPPVPLEDADKRRRGDTKDHTLSQWFSNFSEADELLKLAAARQQVQAHIATLRRQLSLIDGQHQQLKSASDIQV; the protein is encoded by the exons ATGCCTCAGAGCTCATCATCATCGAAGAAACACGGGACCGATCAGCCGGACATTGGTGGGCCCGCCTCCAAATCACAGAGGACCAAAATGGTCAAATCTTCCGATGATACTGAAAAAAAG AACTTAGCTAAGAAGCTCAAAGAGCTGGAAATAAGTGTGCCTATTGTGTATGGTAATATTGCATTTTGGCTCGGTAAGAAGGCTAGCGA GTACCAATCTCACAAGTGGACTGTTTATGTTCGAGGAGGAACGAATGAGGATATCAGTGTGGTAGTGAAGCGTGTTGTTTTTCAATTGCATTCCAGCTTTAATAATCCCACAAGGGTTGTTGACGGCCCACCTTTCGAGCTGTCTGAATCAGGGTGGGGTGAATTTGAAATTGTCATAACCCTTCATTTCCATAATGATGTTTGCGAGAAGCCGTTGCACTT ATACCATCATTTGAAGTTGTATCCAGAGGACGATTCTGGTCCAATGTCCACCAAAAAACCAGTCGTCGTGGAATCCTATGATGAAATTGTATTTACTGAGCCTTCAGAAGGTTTTTTCTCTCGCGTGCAGAATCACCCAGCTGTTGTTGTGCCTAGACTGCCCGCTGGTTTTGCTTTGCCTCCTCCTG TGCCATTGGAGGATGCAGATAAAAGGAGAAGAGGCGACACTAAAGATCACACCTTAAGTCAGTGGTTCTCAAATTTCTCAGAGGCTGATGAACTGTTAAAACTTGCAGCAGCTCGTCAGCAG GTACAAGCTCATATTGCAACACTCAGAAGGCAATTGAGTTTGATAGATGGGCAGCACCAACAGCTGAAATCTGCCTCTGACAT CCAGGTCTAA
- the LOC140036127 gene encoding uncharacterized protein, whose amino-acid sequence MWIKHPTFRDVVHQNWSLSFEGYGMYALAGKLKRLKKCLQAWNKTTFGNVFDRVAQAEELAHQKEQRMEQENTEASHLEWSQAQANFLQALANEEFFWKQKARIKWLQEGDSNTKFFHSYVQDKRARLRISRIKSSMGDWIEDLDAIAAEGVSFFQKLLSRDHIGLAKALAEERATQQLLLNISSLVISQQNVDLIRMVTMGEVKEAVFGLDGDSAAGADGFSGVGWLLGQEGIWLSSSLYHPDLK is encoded by the exons ATGTGGATTAAACATCCCACTTTCAGAGATGTAGTTCACCAGAACTGGAGCTTGTCGTTTGAGGGTTATGGAATGTATGCTCTGGCAGGCAAATTGAAACGCTTGAAGAAGTGCTTGCAAGCTTGGAACAAAACTACCTTTGGTAATGTCTTCGATAGGGTGGCACAGGCAGAGGAACTAGCTCATCAGAAAGAGCAGCGCATGGAGCAGGAGAATACAGAGGCATCTCACCTGGAATGGAGCCAAGCCCAGGCGAACTTCCTCCAGGCTCTGGCAAATGAGGAGtttttttggaaacaaaaggcACGGATAAAATGGTTGCAAGAAGGCGACTCCAATACCAAGTTCTTTCATTCGTATGTACAGGACAAGAGGGCAAGATTGCGCATAAGCCGCATCAAGAGCTCCATGGGGGATTGGATTGAGGATTTGGACGCCATTGCCGCCGAGGGGGTTAGTTTCTTTCAGAAGCTACTGTCCAGAGACCACATAGGCCTCGCGAAGGCCCTTGCGGAGGAGCGGGCGACACAACAACTATTGCTGAATATCTCTTCGTTGGTCATTTCGCAACAAAATGTCGATCTCATCCGAATGGTGACTATGGGGGAGGTCAAGGAGGCGGTGTTTGGGTTAGATGGCGACAGTGCAGCTGGTGCAGATGGGTTCTCAG GAGTTGGTTGGCTCCTTGGACAAGAAG GCATTTGGctttcatcatcactttatCACCCTGATCTTAAGTAA
- the LOC113731190 gene encoding transcription initiation factor TFIID subunit 14b-like isoform X4, which produces MPQSSSSSKKHGTDQPDIGGPASKSQRTKMVKSSDDTEKKNLAKKLKELEISVPIVYGNIAFWLGKKASEYQSHKWTVYVRGGTNEDISVVVKRVVFQLHSSFNNPTRVVDGPPFELSESGWGEFEIVITLHFHNDVCEKPLHLYHHLKLYPEDDSGPMSTKKPVVVESYDEIVFTEPSEGFFSRVQNHPAVVVPRLPAGFALPPPVPLEDADKRRRGDTKDHTLSQWFSNFSEADELLKLAAARQQSNLLL; this is translated from the exons ATGCCTCAGAGCTCATCATCATCGAAGAAACACGGGACCGATCAGCCGGACATTGGTGGGCCCGCCTCCAAATCACAGAGGACCAAAATGGTCAAATCTTCCGATGATACTGAAAAAAAG AACTTAGCTAAGAAGCTCAAAGAGCTGGAAATAAGTGTGCCTATTGTGTATGGTAATATTGCATTTTGGCTCGGTAAGAAGGCTAGCGA GTACCAATCTCACAAGTGGACTGTTTATGTTCGAGGAGGAACGAATGAGGATATCAGTGTGGTAGTGAAGCGTGTTGTTTTTCAATTGCATTCCAGCTTTAATAATCCCACAAGGGTTGTTGACGGCCCACCTTTCGAGCTGTCTGAATCAGGGTGGGGTGAATTTGAAATTGTCATAACCCTTCATTTCCATAATGATGTTTGCGAGAAGCCGTTGCACTT ATACCATCATTTGAAGTTGTATCCAGAGGACGATTCTGGTCCAATGTCCACCAAAAAACCAGTCGTCGTGGAATCCTATGATGAAATTGTATTTACTGAGCCTTCAGAAGGTTTTTTCTCTCGCGTGCAGAATCACCCAGCTGTTGTTGTGCCTAGACTGCCCGCTGGTTTTGCTTTGCCTCCTCCTG TGCCATTGGAGGATGCAGATAAAAGGAGAAGAGGCGACACTAAAGATCACACCTTAAGTCAGTGGTTCTCAAATTTCTCAGAGGCTGATGAACTGTTAAAACTTGCAGCAGCTCGTCAGCAG AGTAATCTACTTTTATGA
- the LOC140036735 gene encoding auxin-responsive protein SAUR50-like: MAIRKSSSKLPQAAVIKQILKRCSSLGKKHGYDEDGLPLDVPKGHFAVYVGENRSRYIVPISFLTHPEFQCLLRRAEEEFGFDHDMGLTIPCEEVVFRSLTSMLR, encoded by the coding sequence ATGGCCATCAGAAAATCAAGCAGCAAGCTCCCACAAGCAGCCGTGATAAAGCAAATCCTGAAAAGATGCTCGAGTTTGGGAAAGAAACACGGGTACGATGAAGATGGGCTGCCGCTTGACGTGCCTAAAGGGCACTTTGCCGTTTATGTAGGCGAAAACAGGAGCAGATACATTGTGCCCATTTCATTTTTGACTCATCCAGAGTTCCAGTGCCTTCTTCGACGCGCCGAGGAGGAGTTTGGGTTTGATCATGACATGGGCCTCACCATTCCTTGCGAAGAAGTTGTTTTCCGATCTCTAACATCAATGCTCCGGTGA